The following are encoded together in the uncultured Sphaerochaeta sp. genome:
- a CDS encoding restriction endonuclease, protein MAIPKYDEIQFQALQLMKDGKVWKAKDFIEPLTRVFALSEDDLSKEYESGNGFIFLDRITWALSYLNMAGVVLKPKRGFYQINDQGRQLSADETKFRSYVSAKYKERIGSNQKQQPHHLKEPDVSINGMTPEETLYTSYRGIKEAVYQEIIETILSKSPREFENIVVKLLQKMGYGGEIKDSGTVTQYTNDKGIDGVINEDVLGFGRVCIQAKKYATGNLVGRDELQKFAGALMQAQSNKGVFITTSDFTKSSYEFVHTLNANIRIILINGRELASYIFKYNLGMQTENVIEIKRLDSDFWDSLQDDLDSVSKQV, encoded by the coding sequence ATGGCAATCCCGAAGTATGATGAGATCCAGTTCCAAGCTTTGCAATTAATGAAAGATGGAAAGGTTTGGAAAGCGAAAGACTTTATTGAACCACTTACAAGAGTATTCGCGCTGTCTGAGGATGATTTGTCCAAGGAATATGAATCGGGTAATGGGTTCATCTTTCTTGATCGGATCACCTGGGCTCTTTCATATTTAAATATGGCTGGAGTAGTGTTAAAACCCAAACGGGGGTTCTATCAAATTAATGATCAGGGTCGACAATTATCGGCTGATGAGACTAAGTTCAGGTCATATGTATCAGCCAAGTATAAAGAACGGATTGGCTCAAATCAAAAACAGCAGCCACACCATTTAAAAGAGCCAGATGTATCCATAAATGGCATGACCCCAGAAGAGACCCTTTACACTTCTTATCGAGGAATCAAGGAAGCTGTTTATCAAGAAATAATCGAGACGATTCTTTCCAAGTCTCCACGTGAGTTTGAGAATATTGTTGTGAAACTGTTGCAGAAGATGGGATATGGCGGAGAGATAAAGGATTCTGGAACGGTTACCCAATATACCAATGACAAGGGTATTGACGGAGTGATCAACGAGGATGTGTTGGGTTTTGGCCGAGTGTGCATACAGGCCAAGAAGTATGCCACAGGAAATCTAGTCGGACGGGATGAATTGCAGAAGTTTGCCGGTGCTTTGATGCAGGCTCAATCGAACAAGGGAGTTTTTATCACCACTTCAGATTTTACCAAGAGTTCATATGAGTTTGTACATACCTTGAATGCAAACATCCGTATCATCCTCATCAACGGGAGAGAATTGGCCAGCTATATTTTTAAGTATAACCTAGGGATGCAGACAGAAAATGTGATTGAGATAAAACGATTGGATAGTGATTTTTGGGATAGTCTCCAGGATGACCTTGACAGCGTTTCTAAGCAGGTATGA
- a CDS encoding site-specific integrase, translating to MSHSIPKEELFHLYYSRWISIYKEGAIRKVTMDKYFQTESWLKKLIPDLKICDMNRIAYQKLLNDYAELHERQTTMDFHHQLKAAIMDAVDEGIIERDPTRKAIIKGKSPKVKKPKYLNQFELQKLISSLNLTTDLSWDWLILLIAKTGLRFSEALALTPGDFDFAHQMLSVNKTWNYKGGGGFLPTKNHSSVRKVQIDWQTVMQFSEMLRTVQKDLPIFIQGSVYNSTVNSILERHCKKANVPVISIHGLRHTHASLLLFAGVSIASVARRLGHSSMTTTQKTYLHIIQELENSDVDIVMRSLSGLII from the coding sequence ATGTCACATAGTATCCCAAAAGAGGAATTGTTTCATTTGTATTATTCGCGTTGGATCAGCATCTATAAGGAGGGGGCGATAAGAAAAGTTACGATGGATAAATACTTCCAGACAGAATCCTGGCTTAAGAAGCTTATCCCTGATCTCAAGATTTGCGATATGAACCGCATAGCATACCAAAAGCTACTGAACGATTATGCGGAGCTTCACGAACGGCAAACAACAATGGATTTTCATCATCAACTTAAAGCGGCGATAATGGATGCTGTTGATGAAGGAATTATTGAAAGAGATCCAACTCGTAAGGCAATCATAAAAGGCAAATCCCCGAAAGTGAAAAAGCCAAAGTACCTTAATCAGTTCGAGTTGCAAAAGTTGATCTCAAGCCTAAATCTTACTACTGACTTGAGCTGGGATTGGCTCATTTTATTAATTGCCAAAACTGGTTTACGCTTTTCAGAGGCTCTTGCTTTGACGCCGGGAGATTTCGATTTTGCCCATCAGATGCTCTCCGTCAATAAGACCTGGAATTACAAAGGGGGTGGAGGATTCCTTCCGACAAAAAACCATTCCTCAGTGCGTAAGGTCCAAATCGATTGGCAGACTGTAATGCAATTTTCTGAAATGCTTCGAACAGTGCAAAAAGATCTTCCTATCTTTATCCAAGGAAGTGTTTATAATTCCACAGTAAACAGCATTTTAGAAAGGCATTGCAAGAAAGCTAATGTGCCTGTTATCTCCATACATGGATTAAGGCATACTCATGCTTCACTGTTATTGTTTGCCGGAGTGTCGATTGCAAGTGTGGCACGTAGGTTGGGACATTCGAGTATGACAACGACACAAAAGACATACTTACATATCATCCAAGAACTAGAGAACAGCGATGTAGATATTGTTATGCGCTCGCTCTCGGGGCTGATTATTTGA